The Mercurialis annua linkage group LG2, ddMerAnnu1.2, whole genome shotgun sequence genome contains a region encoding:
- the LOC126670776 gene encoding uncharacterized protein LOC126670776 → MSSSSLHNPKLSLTLLFRLFLLLLSFSNPTLSIPNNSSSVYEILPKYGLPSGLLPSSVTSYSLSDDGRFVVVLENPCYIRFEYLIYYDKEITGELNMGSITNLKGIQVQRFFLWFDVDAIKVDLPPSDSIYFKVGIINKKLDVDQFETVHSCGESSDRFLKLPIANDNVEMLITE, encoded by the coding sequence atgtcttcCTCAAGTCTACACAACCCCAAGCTGAGTTTAACTCTTCTCTTCCGATTATTTCTCTTATTATTATCATTCTCCAATCCCACACTTTCAATTCCCAACAATTCTTCATCAGTCTACGAAATCTTACCCAAATACGGCCTCCCAAGTGGGCTGCTACCCAGTTCAGTCACCAGCTACTCACTCTCCGACGACGGCCGATTCGTCGTCGTTCTGGAGAATCCGTGTTATATTCGGTTCGAATACTTGATTTATTACGATAAAGAAATTACGGGGGAATTAAACATGGGGTCGATCACGAATTTAAAAGGGATTCAAGTTCAAAGATTCTTTTTGTGGTTTGATGTTGATGCAATTAAGGTTGATTTGCCGCCTTCTGATTCTATTTATTTCAAGGTTGGTATTATTAATAAGAAGCTTGATGTTGATCAGTTTGAAACGGTTCATTCTTGTGGTGAATCTTCGGATCGGTTTCTCAAg